In Agrobacterium sp. RAC06, a single window of DNA contains:
- a CDS encoding bifunctional 2-C-methyl-D-erythritol 4-phosphate cytidylyltransferase/2-C-methyl-D-erythritol 2,4-cyclodiphosphate synthase, giving the protein MEQELSDTIGVVVVAAGRGERAGASVEGPKQYRRIGGKPVIWHTLKRFLDWPKCGPIVLVIHPEDHGLLEAAIVDLSPRDTLMVVEGGATRQASVLNGLQALHERGIRHVMIQDGVRPFVNEALLDRIAAELDAGKPAVLPAIPVSDTIKRGDAAGLITGTVPRKDLYAAQTPQSFHYATILAAHERAATEQAADFTDDASIAEWAGIPVQLVEGSIDNVKLTVKRDIAMADEKLKASALPDVRTGNGYDVHQLEPGDGVTLCGIFIPHDQKLKGHSDADVALHALTDALLATCGAGDIGDHFPPSDMQWKGAPSRIFLEHAARVVRGAGGTIMNADISLIAEEPKIGPHRQAMREKLAEILDISLDRCSVKATTNEKIGFIGRGEGIAAIATATVVFRGTD; this is encoded by the coding sequence ATGGAGCAAGAGCTGAGCGATACAATCGGTGTTGTCGTGGTTGCCGCCGGCCGTGGCGAACGCGCCGGAGCCTCCGTCGAAGGGCCGAAGCAATACAGGCGCATTGGCGGCAAGCCCGTCATCTGGCATACGCTGAAACGCTTTCTCGACTGGCCCAAATGTGGCCCCATCGTCCTCGTCATTCACCCGGAAGATCATGGACTGCTGGAAGCTGCCATTGTCGACCTGTCTCCCCGGGATACTTTGATGGTGGTCGAGGGCGGCGCCACCCGCCAGGCTTCAGTGCTCAACGGGTTGCAGGCGTTGCACGAGCGGGGCATTAGACACGTGATGATCCAGGACGGTGTGCGTCCCTTTGTCAACGAGGCTCTTCTCGACCGGATCGCCGCCGAACTCGATGCGGGAAAACCGGCCGTGTTGCCCGCCATCCCGGTGTCGGACACAATCAAGCGCGGCGACGCCGCAGGCCTCATCACCGGCACGGTGCCGCGCAAGGATCTTTACGCGGCGCAGACACCGCAGAGCTTTCACTACGCAACCATTCTCGCCGCCCACGAGCGCGCCGCGACCGAGCAAGCCGCAGACTTCACGGACGACGCCTCGATCGCGGAATGGGCTGGCATCCCCGTCCAGTTGGTTGAGGGATCAATCGACAATGTCAAACTGACCGTAAAGAGAGATATCGCCATGGCCGACGAAAAACTGAAGGCTAGCGCCCTCCCCGACGTTCGCACTGGAAACGGCTATGACGTGCACCAGCTCGAGCCCGGCGATGGCGTCACGCTCTGCGGCATCTTCATTCCGCATGATCAGAAGCTGAAAGGCCATTCCGATGCCGATGTCGCGCTGCATGCCCTGACAGACGCATTGCTCGCCACCTGCGGCGCCGGCGATATCGGCGATCATTTTCCGCCGTCGGACATGCAGTGGAAGGGCGCGCCGTCGCGTATCTTTCTCGAACACGCAGCGCGGGTCGTGCGCGGTGCCGGCGGCACGATCATGAATGCGGATATTTCGCTAATTGCCGAAGAACCTAAGATTGGGCCGCATCGTCAAGCCATGCGCGAGAAGCTCGCCGAGATCCTCGACATCTCGCTCGATCGCTGCTCGGTGAAAGCGACGACCAACGAGAAGATCGGCTTCATCGGTCGTGGTGAAGGCATCGCCGCCATCGCCACGGCAACCGTCGTCTTTCGGGGAACGGACTGA
- a CDS encoding CinA family protein, whose translation MGLYPGDIEQQAAAIIAAYRDLGWMIATAESCTGGLIAGALTEIAGSSAVVDRGFVTYTNQAKMELIGVSSATLEAFGAVSKETALQMAHGALMRSDAKVAVAVTGIAGPGGGSAGKPVGLVHLALRSRSGEVEHREMRYSDIGRDQVRLATVRTALDMLARAAQLPA comes from the coding sequence ATGGGGCTCTATCCGGGAGATATCGAGCAGCAGGCCGCAGCGATCATCGCGGCCTATCGGGATCTCGGCTGGATGATTGCGACGGCCGAATCCTGCACCGGTGGCCTGATCGCCGGTGCGCTGACAGAGATTGCCGGTTCGTCGGCGGTCGTTGATCGCGGTTTCGTCACCTATACGAACCAAGCGAAGATGGAATTGATCGGCGTTTCGAGCGCAACGCTTGAAGCTTTCGGAGCCGTCTCGAAGGAGACCGCATTGCAGATGGCGCATGGAGCGCTCATGCGTTCTGATGCCAAGGTGGCGGTCGCTGTGACAGGCATTGCCGGGCCAGGTGGCGGATCGGCTGGCAAGCCGGTCGGGCTGGTGCATCTCGCGCTGAGAAGCCGCAGCGGGGAAGTCGAGCACAGGGAAATGCGCTATAGTGATATCGGCCGCGATCAAGTGCGGCTCGCCACTGTCAGAACAGCACTCGACATGCTGGCGCGCGCGGCTCAGCTGCCAGCGTAA
- a CDS encoding type II toxin-antitoxin system RatA family toxin: MPQFETRRLVKHSPERMYALVADVERYPEFLPLCEALTIRSRRERDGKELLLADMTVGYKAIRETFTTQVLLTAAERAIDVKYIEGPFRYLDNRWRFEDAGEGTCSVHFYIDYEFKNRILGALMGSMFDRAFRMFSEAFEERADKIYAGS, translated from the coding sequence ATGCCACAGTTTGAAACCCGCCGCCTCGTCAAGCACTCGCCCGAACGTATGTATGCCCTCGTCGCCGACGTCGAGCGCTATCCGGAATTTTTGCCGCTCTGCGAAGCGCTAACCATTCGCTCGCGCCGCGAACGCGACGGGAAGGAATTGCTGCTCGCCGACATGACCGTGGGCTACAAGGCGATCCGCGAGACCTTCACGACGCAGGTTTTGCTGACGGCCGCCGAGCGCGCCATCGATGTCAAATACATCGAAGGTCCATTTCGGTATCTCGACAATCGCTGGCGCTTCGAAGACGCAGGCGAGGGCACCTGCTCGGTTCATTTCTACATCGACTACGAATTCAAGAACCGCATCCTCGGGGCTCTGATGGGCTCAATGTTCGACCGTGCCTTCCGCATGTTTTCGGAAGCCTTCGAGGAGCGTGCCGACAAGATTTACGCTGGCAGCTGA
- a CDS encoding AAA family ATPase: MRELEPFSAAAQALRQARRICVIGSSGSGKSTLSQKLASALGLSYVSLDRDVRWLPGWQERSREEQRERLGAFVNGDGWVIDGSGSSSFDIRLPRTDLILWLRIPRWRCLLGVAKRVCRFRGTVRPDMAEGCPEPLPDRDFLSYIWNFERRYAPRIIQEIERHGPNVPVVTLKSHGEMAHLLDLAGLPH; this comes from the coding sequence ATGCGTGAACTGGAGCCGTTTAGTGCTGCTGCACAAGCCCTGCGCCAAGCCCGCCGCATCTGCGTGATTGGATCGTCTGGCAGCGGAAAAAGCACTCTGTCGCAGAAGCTCGCGAGCGCTCTGGGCCTGAGCTATGTATCCCTGGACAGGGATGTGCGCTGGCTGCCCGGTTGGCAGGAGCGTAGCAGGGAGGAGCAGCGTGAGCGACTGGGCGCCTTTGTCAACGGCGACGGCTGGGTCATCGACGGCAGTGGTTCGTCATCATTCGATATCAGGCTGCCGCGCACAGATCTCATCCTTTGGTTGCGAATTCCCCGATGGAGATGTCTGCTGGGCGTTGCAAAGAGGGTTTGTCGTTTCAGGGGTACGGTACGGCCGGATATGGCGGAAGGCTGCCCCGAGCCCTTGCCCGATCGCGATTTCCTCTCTTACATCTGGAATTTTGAGCGTCGCTATGCCCCGCGGATCATCCAGGAAATCGAGCGTCACGGACCGAACGTGCCGGTCGTGACCCTGAAATCCCATGGCGAAATGGCGCACCTGCTTGATCTTGCGGGGCTTCCTCATTAA
- a CDS encoding HigA family addiction module antitoxin produces the protein MLHVTEEPIHPGCVLFDDFIADFGLTFYQVAADTGIERAALEGLQNGHGAITAEIALRLARYFSTTPEFWLNLQRTYDLALASKTATGIDQIRPVAAA, from the coding sequence ATGCTGCATGTGACTGAAGAACCAATCCATCCCGGTTGCGTGTTGTTTGACGACTTCATCGCTGACTTCGGCCTGACATTTTACCAGGTTGCCGCTGACACCGGTATCGAAAGGGCTGCGCTCGAGGGCCTGCAAAATGGCCATGGTGCGATAACGGCCGAAATTGCTCTGCGGCTGGCCCGCTATTTTTCGACCACACCGGAGTTCTGGCTCAATCTTCAGCGCACCTACGACCTCGCCCTGGCCAGCAAAACAGCGACCGGGATCGACCAGATCAGGCCTGTTGCGGCAGCTTGA
- the lipA gene encoding lipoyl synthase — protein sequence MVTILDRTNLSNAAPLAPADEKRVRHPEKAHKPDTEVLRKPEWIRVKAPTSKGYHETRELVRSHKLVTVCEEAGCPNIGECWDKKHATFMIMGEICTRACAFCNVATGKPNPLDLDEPANVAKAVRQMGLQHVVITSVDRDDLADGGAEHFEKVIWAIREASPETTIEILTPDFLKKPGALERVVAAKPDVFNHNMETVPGNYLTVRPGARYFHSVRLLQRVKELDPTMFTKSGIMVGLGEERNEVLQLMDDLRSADVDFLTIGQYLQPTRKHHKVERFVTPEEFKSYEDIAYTKGFLMVSSSPLTRSSHHAGDDFARLKAAREKLQLVRA from the coding sequence ATGGTCACCATTCTCGACAGGACCAATCTTTCGAACGCGGCACCCCTGGCGCCAGCAGACGAAAAGCGTGTGCGCCATCCGGAAAAGGCCCACAAGCCCGACACCGAGGTATTGCGCAAGCCAGAATGGATCCGCGTCAAGGCGCCGACATCCAAGGGCTATCACGAGACCCGCGAGCTCGTGCGCTCCCACAAGTTGGTGACGGTCTGCGAAGAGGCCGGCTGCCCGAATATCGGCGAGTGCTGGGACAAAAAGCACGCGACCTTCATGATCATGGGCGAGATCTGTACCCGCGCCTGCGCCTTCTGCAATGTCGCGACCGGCAAGCCCAACCCGCTCGATCTTGACGAGCCCGCCAATGTGGCCAAAGCCGTCCGCCAGATGGGTCTGCAGCACGTTGTCATCACCTCCGTCGACCGTGACGACTTGGCTGATGGCGGCGCCGAACATTTCGAGAAGGTGATCTGGGCGATCCGCGAAGCATCGCCCGAGACGACGATCGAGATCCTTACCCCTGACTTCCTCAAGAAGCCCGGTGCCCTTGAGCGAGTCGTCGCGGCCAAGCCCGACGTCTTCAACCACAACATGGAAACCGTGCCGGGCAACTACCTGACGGTCCGTCCCGGCGCCCGCTATTTCCATTCCGTTCGCCTGCTTCAGCGGGTGAAGGAACTCGACCCGACCATGTTCACCAAGTCCGGAATCATGGTCGGCCTCGGCGAAGAGCGCAACGAAGTGCTGCAGTTGATGGACGACCTGCGTTCTGCCGACGTCGACTTCCTGACCATCGGCCAGTACCTCCAGCCGACCCGCAAGCACCACAAGGTCGAGCGCTTCGTCACGCCAGAAGAGTTCAAGTCCTACGAGGACATCGCCTACACCAAGGGCTTCCTGATGGTGTCCTCGAGCCCGCTGACCCGCTCGTCGCACCATGCCGGCGATGACTTTGCCCGGCTGAAGGCGGCGCGGGAGAAGCTGCAATTGGTTCGGGCCTAG
- a CDS encoding GlsB/YeaQ/YmgE family stress response membrane protein: MAGFEVGIIATIFFGGLAGWLAGKLMDMRFGVFMNIVIGIVGAAIAAAIFRRLGIFVEGDWLGYLITSFVGASLLLFIARLVRR, from the coding sequence GTGGCAGGGTTTGAAGTCGGCATTATCGCGACGATCTTCTTCGGCGGCCTCGCTGGCTGGCTTGCCGGCAAGCTGATGGACATGCGCTTCGGCGTCTTCATGAACATCGTGATCGGCATTGTCGGCGCGGCAATCGCAGCGGCGATCTTCCGTCGCCTCGGCATCTTTGTCGAGGGTGACTGGCTCGGATACCTTATCACCAGTTTCGTTGGCGCCAGCCTCCTTCTCTTCATTGCCCGGCTTGTCCGGCGGTAA